Proteins from a single region of Rhodovibrio salinarum DSM 9154:
- a CDS encoding B3/B4 domain-containing protein gives MGNDPARYRPAAEALLRRARQDKAVAPIHPVVDVNNMVSLDSGVSIGSYDLDRLHPPYLCRAGREGESYVGIGRGALNLAGLPLLVDGTGPFGCPTSDSDRAAVGSETQSVLMVLYGFGAASEAAAHGALDDAMARAVRLLREHAGARDIQTGTVGG, from the coding sequence CTGGGCAACGACCCCGCCCGCTACCGCCCGGCGGCGGAAGCGCTGCTGCGCCGGGCGCGCCAGGACAAGGCGGTGGCGCCGATCCACCCGGTGGTGGACGTCAACAACATGGTGTCGTTGGACAGCGGCGTTTCGATCGGCAGCTATGATCTCGACCGCTTGCACCCGCCTTACCTTTGCCGCGCCGGTCGGGAAGGGGAGAGCTACGTTGGCATTGGCCGGGGGGCGCTGAACCTGGCCGGTCTGCCGTTGCTGGTCGATGGCACCGGCCCCTTCGGCTGCCCGACCAGCGACAGCGATCGCGCAGCCGTGGGGTCCGAAACGCAGTCGGTGCTGATGGTGCTTTACGGCTTTGGCGCCGCGTCCGAGGCGGCGGCGCACGGCGCCCTCGACGACGCGATGGCCCGGGCGGTGCGGCTGCTGCGGGAACACGCTGGCGCCCGCGACATCCAGACCGGCACGGTCGGCGGCTGA